In Vibrio alginolyticus NBRC 15630 = ATCC 17749, the sequence CGCCAGATGGAAGTTGGCCAAGTGACCGACGTAAGCCTAGGAGAATTTGCTGATCGCATCCTCACGACTATCAAAATACAGCCTGAATATGCTTACCTCGTTCGTCAAAACAGTGTGTTCTGGAATGTTTCAGGAGTAGATGTTTCCATCGGGCTTACCGGCGCTAACATCAAAGCGGGAACCTTTGATAGTTTAGTTCGCGGAGGAATTGCGTTTTCAACGCCAGAGCAATCGACTATTCCACCAGCGGCAAAGAGTGGGCAATCTTTCTTTTTGTATCCACAAGCTGAAGAAGGTTGGACTCAATGGCGTACAGCAATTCCGAAGCCGTAGAATAAAGCTCAATTCACGTAAAATTGAAGTTTGATCACTTTAAAAGAGCAGCAATCGCTGCTCTTTTTTATCGCTCGGCCCTTGTCACTATTCGTTTCTGCTTCGCTTTCGTATATTATTTGCCACAAATTCTGCAAACGAGATCCCACATTGCATCCTAATGTTTACATCCCAGACGCGTTTCTGGAAAAAATCCAAACTATCCTTCCTGCTCACCTCAACATGGAAGACTTTATCGCGTCGTGCCAAAAGCCACTGCGCAAAAGTATTCGAGTTAATACGTTGAAGATCAGTGTTGAAGCGTTTCTAGAACGAGCAGAAGCAAAAGGCTGGAAGCTTTCTCCTGTGCCTTGGTGTGACACGGGGTTTTGGATTGAAGCGGATGAGTCAGTTGTACCATTAGGCAACACAGCAGAACACATGTCTGGCTTATTCTACATTCAAGAAGCCAGTTCGATGATGCCGGTATCTGCTCTGTTTATGAATGATGAATCTTACGATGCCGTGTTAGATACCGCAGCCGCTCCAGGCTCAAAAACCACTCAAATTGCAGCTTTAATGAACAACGAAGGTGTACTTGTGGCCAATGAATACGCCGCAAGTCGTGTAAAAGTACTGCACGCTAATGTGGAACGTTGTGGGGTACGTAACGCCGCACTAAGTAACTTCGATGGACGCGTTTTTGGCGGTTGGCTACCAGAACAATTTGATGCGGTTTTGCTCGACGCGCCTTGCTCTGGAGAAGGCACCGTTCGCAAAGACGAAGATGCGATGAAAAACTGGACGCAAGCTTCCGTACTCGACATCGCTGACACACAGAAAGATCTTATTGAAAGCGCCTTCCATGCATTAAAGCCCGGTGGTGTGATGGTTTACTCAACATGTACGCTCAGTACAGAAGAAAACCAACAAGTTTGTCAACACTTGAAAGAAACCTTTGGGGATGCTGTAGAGTTTGAAAGCCTTGAGAACTTGTTTGAAAACGCAGAGGCAGCTCTAACTGAAGAAGGCTTTTTGCATATTTTCCCACAGGTCTACGACTGTGAAGGGTTCTTTGTTGCAAGAATTCGCAAACTGGCTGCTGTTGAGGCGCCAGAAGTCAAAAAGCGCATGGGGAAATTCCCCTTTGCTAAAACTTCAAAAAAAGAATCGACAGAAATTGCTCAACAACTCCAAAGCGCGTTAGGTATTAAACTTCCAAATGACAGTTCTGTATGGCTTCGCGATAAAGATGTCTGGTTATTCCCTAATGCTTTAGAAGCGATGATCGGCGAATTACGCTTCTCCCGTATGGGTATAAAGATCGCGGAAGCCCATAAAAATGGCTACCGTTGGCAACACCAAGTCGCGACTGCCCTGGCGACAGGTTCTGAAAGCAACGCCATTGAACTCAGTATTGAAGAAGCGCGCGAATGGTACATGGGGCGTGATGTTCGCCCACAAACCATTCCTGAGGGAATGAAAACAGGTAAAGGCGAAGTGCTTGTCACCTATCAAGGCGCAGTTATTGGCCTTGGCA encodes:
- the rsmF gene encoding 16S rRNA (cytosine(1407)-C(5))-methyltransferase RsmF translates to MHPNVYIPDAFLEKIQTILPAHLNMEDFIASCQKPLRKSIRVNTLKISVEAFLERAEAKGWKLSPVPWCDTGFWIEADESVVPLGNTAEHMSGLFYIQEASSMMPVSALFMNDESYDAVLDTAAAPGSKTTQIAALMNNEGVLVANEYAASRVKVLHANVERCGVRNAALSNFDGRVFGGWLPEQFDAVLLDAPCSGEGTVRKDEDAMKNWTQASVLDIADTQKDLIESAFHALKPGGVMVYSTCTLSTEENQQVCQHLKETFGDAVEFESLENLFENAEAALTEEGFLHIFPQVYDCEGFFVARIRKLAAVEAPEVKKRMGKFPFAKTSKKESTEIAQQLQSALGIKLPNDSSVWLRDKDVWLFPNALEAMIGELRFSRMGIKIAEAHKNGYRWQHQVATALATGSESNAIELSIEEAREWYMGRDVRPQTIPEGMKTGKGEVLVTYQGAVIGLGKWVSNRIKNGLPRELVRDKNLF